Part of the Stigmatella erecta genome is shown below.
CCGCCCCCTCCTGCCCCCCCCCGCCCGTCCTGCGAACCGCCCCGTCCTGCCCGCCCTACCCGCCCTGCCCCGTCCCGCCCGTCCTGCCCACGCCTTTGTCCTTAGCATTCGACGTGCCGATGCCCCTGGAGCCCCTCCGCTCCAGTCATTTCAAGCAGTTGCCTCTCGCCATTGGCACAAAGGGAGGGACGCTGAATCCAGGCCCCGGAAAAATCTCCCGTGCGTCCATCCTCCCCTGGAAAAAGAGGGGGTCGGCCCCGCGGGAAAGGCGCCAGCCGAAGGGGGGCACGTTAGAACGGGGCCATGTCCCGCCTCCCTCCTTGTGGGCTTTATCGCACCCGGCAGGCTCTCGGCTCCCACATCCCTGAAGGACGCCTGGTCTACTTCCACAACCATGGAGACCCGGGGCCCGGGCTCTACCTGCCCAGTGGATGGAACCAGAACCGGGCCCAGTGGCACGCGCGGGGCACGACGCTGCCGGCCCCGGAATGGGCCGAGCACCTGGAGCCCCTCCTGAACGAGGGCTTCTACCGGGTCCGCGAGTCCTTCTTCTGTTGTGAGAAGCGCTGCCAGACCTTCGAGGAGGACCAGCTCGTGCAGCTGGGTTACAACGGCGCCGCCGAGCCCATCCTCTTCATCCCCCAGTGGGGCGCCTCGGGCCTGGCTTTTCCCACCTCGGGAACGCTCGTGGAGCGCAAGCGCCTGGACCGGCTCACCGCCCTCAAAGTCTCCCTGGCCACCGAGGACGGCTCGGGCGGCCCGGCCCCCTTTCACTGAGGGCAGGCCCGGCCCTCCCCCGAGGGCCTACTTCCCCGGCGTCAACGTCACCCGCGTCTCGCCCAGCAGCGCCCCGCGCTCATCCGTGAAGCGCGCCCGCACCTCGAGGGGCTGGGAGAGCCACCCGCCCTGCACCGGCGTGCTGTAGGCCAGGGGCACATCCACCCCCGGCGCCACCGGCACCGCGTCCCCTTCCCGCGGGAAGAACTGGAGCAGCTCCCCCGAGGAGGACCGGCTGGCCACCGACAGCCGCGCCTGCTCCGGGGCCGTGTAGCTGAACTGCACCGCCGCGCCCTCGGGGCACGCCAGCGAGCCCCCGGGAGACGCTTCTCCGGCCACCTTGCCCTCGGGGGTGATGCAGAACGCACGCACCCCGAACGCCTTGCCCCCGGCGCCCGCGCGCGCCTGCCACTCCGCCTCGCCGGCGCCCTGCTTCCCCTGGGGCAGCACCACCACCGCCACCGCCGCCGCCGCCGTCACGGGCAGCGCCACCTTCCACCAGCTCCAGAACGGGGCGCGCGCCGGCGCGGCGGCCTGCTCCGCGCCCTTCACCCGCGCGAGCACCTGCGCCTCCAGCAGCCGCTCGCGGCCCACGGGCAACACGCGCCGCTCCAGCGCGGACTCCACGCGGGAGAGCTTCTCGTAGGCCGTGCCACACGCGGCGCAGGCCTTCGCGTGCGTGCGCAAGCGCGCGTGGCCTTCCGCGTCCAGTTCTCCTTGGAACAGCGCCCGAAGCGCCATCTTCGCCTCCCCACTCTCGCACGTCATCCGTCCCCACTCCTCTTCAAGAAGCCCCAGCCTTTCGCCTGGATGCCCTGCAGGTACCCACGCTCCTGCAGAAACTCGAGCAGCCGCTGCTTGAGACCCTTCTCCCTCCGGCGGACCTGAATGCGCGTGAGGCCCACCCGCTCCGCGGCGGTCTCCTGCGCCAGCCCTTCCGAGAACCGCAACTCGAACAGGTCCCGCTCCTGCGCGGAGAGCCCGTCCTTGAAGTCCTTCAGCAGCGCCTCCACCTCGCGGTCTTCCAGCAGCTGCTCCAGGCTCTCTCCGGTGCCCTCGGCCCCCGACTCCCAGTCGAGCGCGCTGTCCTCGTGCTGGGGGCCCAGCCCCGCCACCACCTCGCGCGAGCGCAGCTCCTCGAGCACCACGTTGCGCGCGATGCCCATGAGGAACTGTCCATAAGGACGCACTCCGTCATACGCGAGCCGCGTCCGGGGTTCGAAGGCGCGGGCAAAGGTCTCCAACACCGTGTTCTCCACCTCGAGGGCACTTCGCAGGTGGGAGTACCCCCGCCCCCGGAAGGCCGCGCCCCGCAACATCCGGGCCAGCCCCTCGGAATGCGCGCGGAATACCTCCCCGAGCACGTCCGGTGCGCCCTCCCGGAAGCGCCGCAATCGCTCCTGGTCCCACTCCCACGCCATTTCAGCCACATACAGCGGCGTTCACCGGCCGTCACCTCTCCTTGTCAGAAGCCGGCCCGTCTGGATCGCCCCCCCCTGAACGTGGCACGCTGTGGCCTCTGAATCCTGCCGTGGGGGCGCGGCCGGCTCCCCCCCACCTTCGTGCCATGCACCTGTTCTATCGCCTCCTTGCGTCCCACTGCGCCCTGCTGCTGTTGGGCGCTGGATGGGTGCTGCCCGGGTCCGCCCGGGCCGAGCTCCCCCAGCGAACCGCCTACGCCCTCATCGTCGCCAACAACGCCAGCCTGGACCTGAAGCAGGCGGACCTGCGGTACGCGGACGACGACGGGGCCCGCTATTACGAGCTGCTCGCGCCCCAGTCCCAGCAGGCCGTGCTGCTGAGCGTGCTGGATGCGGAGACGCAGGAGCGGCACCCGGGGCTGGCCGCGCGCACCCAGCCGCCCACCCGGGCAGCCCTGCTGGAGGCGCTCAAGGGGCTCAACGCCCGCATGGCGGCCGACAAGGCGGCCGGACACCTGCCGGTGCTCTACTTCATCTTCACCGGCCATGGGCAGCGCGGGGCCGCGGGCGAAGGCTCGGTGAGCCTGCTGGATGGCCCCTTCAGCCGCACGGACCTCTACAAGCAGGTCATCGCCCCCAGCACCGCGGGGCTGCTGCACCTCATCGTGGATGCGTGCGACTCGTACTTCTTCGTCAACTCGCGCGGCGCGCTGCCGGTGGGGCCCGCCCTGGGCTCGGCGGTGACGCAGCACCTGGCCGCGCGCGAGCTGGAGCGCTACCCCCACGTGGGCGTGGTGCTGTCCACCTCCAAGGCCCAGGAGAGCCACGAGTGGAGCGCCATCTCCGCGGGCGTCTTCAGCCACC
Proteins encoded:
- a CDS encoding RNA polymerase sigma factor, giving the protein MAWEWDQERLRRFREGAPDVLGEVFRAHSEGLARMLRGAAFRGRGYSHLRSALEVENTVLETFARAFEPRTRLAYDGVRPYGQFLMGIARNVVLEELRSREVVAGLGPQHEDSALDWESGAEGTGESLEQLLEDREVEALLKDFKDGLSAQERDLFELRFSEGLAQETAAERVGLTRIQVRRREKGLKQRLLEFLQERGYLQGIQAKGWGFLKRSGDG